The DNA window AGGTTTTGGAAACAGCTTCTTCACAGTACCTTAGAAAAAGAATCTCAATGTGTGTTagtaattttcttcagctgtggaCAGCAATCCTGCAAGACCAGCTTtgtaaagaagaaagcaatatttGCCTTCCACGCTGGACAGACCTGTTGCTTAGCTGGTGCAATTTGAATGATTCTCCCAACAAAAATGCTCTCTCTGAGTTTGCAAATACATTGGTTTAAAATGCACTCAGAGGACagcaagtattttttattaatttttttaaactttgcacTGCAAAACCAGTATGAAATTCAATTGGTTCATTCTTTTTGCCACCTTCAAGCTGAGCTTTTTCTTTGCCAGACTTCTATCCCAATCTGAATGCTGCAGTGAGCTTAAATCTTTTTGTCAGATTGCTCAGATGAGTGGTCTCAcgcatttttttgtgtgtgttcttcAGGGTACAGTAGGATTGCAGTCTTACAGCATCAGTTGCCTGTGCTGGAGACGTTGACTGATTCGTGCCGCCTTTCTCTGAATCCAGCAGGGGGAAAACTCAGTTTACCATGACTCTTGCAGTGTGGGTGCTGGACCTGAGCATCATCAGTTCACGTGGGCTTCTGGGGATGTTCAGGGCCTGTCAAAGCTCAGATCAATGGCAAATGTTGGAAGAAATTGTGTTCCAGTCACAGAGCACTGTGTTTCTTCCTCTGTATGTAAACAACCAATACATATTTCTATCTTAGATTCTAGTTTTGGAAACCACTTAGGCATATATGTAGCTTTGCCACCTTGAATTTGTCCCTGTTTAGCAAAAGGATGTGTGTCTGAAAAGAGTTTTGGAAGGCTTCCTTGCAGATGTGTTAGGCTGTTTTTATTGATCCCACATACATGAACTCAGCTTTATAAGTGCAAGGCAGTTTAGGTGCAAGTAGAAGAATTGGGTTCCAGGACTGCTACAAAAGACATAAAGGAAAGGtgaatgacaaaaaaattaaaataaagtaaaataaaatacatggtGCTTCAACGTCTGCTTTCAGTTGCTCCTATtatgaggaagggaaaaataaaatagtgaaaaagGAAGCTACACTGTTAGATGTCGTATAAATCAATGTCAGGAAACACCCCTGATTTTTTATTCAGATTATTATCTCAAAGGGCAGcagaaaaatggcatttttcaggTAATGTTTGACTACCAAAAAATGTCATCTGTTACTGTATGTATCTGTGATATTAAGGGTTTGATCTTGAAAAAGGGCAAATCTGCTTCACCTGACCAGAGTTAGTTTAGGTGTGGCtagaatggaaaattattttttcaatggGCTAATCGCCAGGGCAAAACTTAGATACAGTGTCACAGACGACAATGTCTTAAGTTCAGAAGAGGAACGGGtagctggaaaaaatgaattgcCAATGTGAAATCCTAGTTTCAATCATTTAGATAGAAAAGCTCTGCTGGTCaagattttttcttcctaagaaaCAGAAGGTCTGTTGTGTAACAGGTTGCCATgcgtatttttttaattttagttattttttgttaggatttttcttagtttcatcttctttttcttttttttctttcagtaagcCAACACTTGGCACTCATTCTGATTTCAGACTTGTTTTAAATCCTTGTACAACTTCATCAAAAACGATGGAGTTATTTTCTGGCAAAATCGAGCCCCTTTATATGTTTCATTAGAAACAGCTCTCAAGGGATtagtttctctttcctcctccgCTCCCTCCCCTCAGGATGCAGAGTGATTGTCTAACAGTACttagctgtttttatttttcattgccatgcaatttttatttaattaaggTGCAGATACATTGGCACAGCGTGTACACAGAATGGCTAGTGGTCAGCTTTAAAATATACGGATATGCAAAACCTTTGCCTTGGCACAcgctgcttttctgcagctcagctgaaatGCATACTTCACAGTGAAGCCAGACCGTTTCTTTGCGACAGGCTTTATTAATCCTAATCTTTTGATCGCCAGCACACGGAGTACGCTCAGGCGCCACAGAGACCCTTCCATCAGCGTGGTGGTGTGTGTCTCGAAGGCTGCGTATTTTTCATACTTTGGGGAATGAGTTTCAGAACCCCAGTGGAACCAGAGGGGCTGAAATGACAGTGTGTTTCAGAGCAACAATGCGaagcaaaaaaaagggggagacccaacatttttctcctctttcatttaGCAGGAGAGGTGAAGAAATGGCTTCGGCTAAGCATGAGAATGAGGACATACTCATTGCTGCCCAACTCCAGCAGACTTTGGCTGGCCTGGATGAAGATTTAGAAGGTAGGGAAGTGTGTTACCTCTGAAGTACAAAAGAGAGAGGCATAACCAGGAGGTACAGGGTCAAACCGTACTCTGGGACATCTGCGCATTTCTCACTAAGATCACTGGGAACAACCGACAGGTCGGAGGCAGAATGTGGTCCACCCAAAGTggctcctctccctttgcttcGGGGGTGGCCACTCTTTATAGGCTGAATATTTTTCAAGCTGCTTATTAGATTGTCATTGTATTTCGGTGCCTGCTACCAAGAAGAGATGAACAGCAGTTTATGGACACATTTTCTGGGCCAAATTTGGTAtaatttcattgacttcagcaaagctAAATCAGTTGTGAATTTAGCTCTGTGTTTAATGAACAATGcctctgttttctattttatcaTAATGAAGTGGAGAAGGGGGGGGACGTTTTTGTACCCAATGCCTCCTCTGAATTAGCAGACAtgatttaaagttaaaaaattaaaaccatgaaCAGAAACAGTGGGAAGAGACAAAATGTCATATTgtgctcttctttttcctaatgtgaataaaaatatttccctattAATGGTTAGTCACCAAATGATGTTGAATACTTCTTTAAAACTTCCCATCTTTATTTCAGTACTGCTGCAGTGGATTTGattctaatttaatttctgtgagtTCTCTAACACTGCAATTTCTTAGCTTCTGTGTTGTAACCCTTGATTTACACCAGCAAATTTGAGAGGAGAGTTAAGCTTCTTGCACAATGAGACTTCTGGAGTCACTGGTAATGAAGGGTgagaagaatggagaaaaaatacaagtactgtttctttgtttgcttgctCAAGGAAATCCTTCAGCTGGGCTGTTATTACTAACCAGGTCTGGGAAACATAATTTGGAGTTGCTCGCTGtttctcagaaatgtttctccttTGGAGTCATGTGGTGAAATGTTTATCACTGAGAGAAGTTAGTCAAAGATAAGGTATGAACAATAgattaaattctgctttcagctgcatttGTATGTTTCCCACTGGCTGAAGCGGGAGGACTGCAGGAATATTTGGCTGATCCTAATCAGCAACCAGACAATAAAAAGGACCCAGATCTCTCCTTTTTTGTAGTACAGGCATAAATATATTCCTGTTAGTTTTAGTGTAACTGAAATATCTGATCCGCTTAAGCTTGTACTGGCCATTTGGGTAATTTAAAGTCATATTGCTTAAACACTGCCTGTATGTAATGTTGTATGTGTATTTTGCAGCAGCGGATGGTATAAGTAACTCTGACTCCGAGTGCAATGAAGTATTGAGCCCACATACAAGAAAAGTTGAGGCTGCCCAAGATGTTACCATTTCTGTTCCAGTAACAGTCATAGATGATGCTCCAGAAGTTAGCACCTCTAACTCAGCTGGAAATCAAGAGACAGAGACAAGGGTTTCACAAAATATCTCAGCTGACTCTGTTAATACAGGaaactttacaaataaaaataacaatgcaGGTTCCTTTGATAAGGGGCACACAGATGGTGGAGCTATATGCATATCCAAGGACCTAATACATCAGCAACCATCTGAAAATGAATTCAGTCACCTGCCTGTGGAACAGAGGAGAGATATGTTTGAATCTCTCACATCCTCCTTcgaaaaaagaagtgaaaagaacTTAAGACTGGAACCCCTCCCCAAACATGGCCTGAAGTCTGAGGAATGTAAATCTAAGCTGACTCCATCTCACTCCAAGGCAACAGCTGAAATCAGTAcagcaaaagagaagataaatcCATTTAATGAATGTAGTAACAGGGAAAgatctctgaaaaaaagcaagtcagaATTAGAAATCAAATGGCCACCAGGAAAAAGAATTGAAGTAGAAGAAGTCTCATCAACACCCACATGGTGTCATCGTGCCCAGAATTCAGGAACAAACTATGAACCCAAAATGGGTTTGACAACCTTTAAAGTTGTCCCTCCCAAACCTGAAGTAAAACATTTCGATAGAGGAGTTTCACTCGCCACTGGTGCCATTAAGATAGATGAACTGGGCAACCTTGTAGGCCCAAACACTGGTGTCAGTAAGCACATACCAGGCACCTCTACTGATGAAAGTGAGGAAATTCATCTTGGGAAAGTGAAGGCATTCTGGAGGTCAAGTTCTATAGAAAAGCAAAGTGATGACTCTGCTGAGCATCCTCCTAAAAAGTCAGCAATCACCACAACCTCTAAGCCCTTTACTATAAAACATGAACACAAACCCATCAGTCTTGCAGCTCCAAAACCTGTAGCACCACAAACTGTTACTACCCAGATAGCTGAAAGACAGTCTGAGAATGAAAGGACCAAACCACTTCTTCCAGTTACACAGTCTCAGGTAACACAATTAGTCACCCCAACCAGTAATAAGGACAAGCTGGAGCTCCCATTTGTAAAGCCACATAGGAGGACTTCAAGCCAGTACGTTGCCTCTGCCATTGCAAGACACATCAGCGTAACTACCTTGAAGTCCGACTCTATGGAATGTcatgagaaagatgaaaataagcAAGGGGCAGGAGAGGTTAAAACTGAAGCAGGAGTTTCACCAAAAAGATGTGTTATTGCCAAATACAGCCCTGTGGAAACAGaatcagcagaaacaaaagaaacgctttcaagtatttttacttGCAGTCAAAAAGCATCCCACAGGTTTACACCTGGTGATAATTCTGGCATGGAAAACAAAGTAGTTAACATCAGGGCACCAAATCAAGCAACTCCTCTGAATTTCTATAAAAAGAATACTAGTGTCCCACTTAGTAAATCCTCTTCAAAGGATAACAACAGTGCAGAAGATTATGGTTTAAGCAGCAAACAAACTATAGCAGAGAAAAAGACGTGTCTTTTGTTGGACCAGAAATGTGAGACTTTGACCCATACTAATTCAGCCTCATCTCTCAAGTCTCCTGATCTCCAAGGGGTCCCGTCCTCTTTCAGCTCATCTTTGCGAATCACTAAGTGGCCGCCTCCTAACGGTGTACAAGGTAGTTCACTTAAAGCTTCATCCGAGCTAAATGGTGCAGCAGCAAACGCAGAGtcagaacaggaggagaaacCTGATGATTCGGATATTAATGCTATCAGTGAACTGGATGTTAATGTGCAGACTAATATCTTTGGACCAAAGAAGAAGTTCAAACCTGTCGTCCAAAAACCAATTCCAAAGGACACATCACTGCATAGTGCCCTAATGGAAGCCATTCAaacaggagggggaaaggagaaactCAGAAAGGTAAAGTGGAGACTTTTTTTAGCCTGTTCAGACTGCAGAGCCCTGTACTCGCCCTGTCAGGCACCAGAGGTTTTATAACTCGTACAGTTTCTGGTCAGCTGGAGTACACAAGGCATTTGAAAAATTTATAATGGCAAAATACAGACCAAGGCACTGCTTATTCTGCACATCCTGTACATTATGCAACACCGTTGGTGCTGCACTAGCTAGAAGAGGCAGAGGGTGCAGAGATACAGCATAAAGGAGCGGTAATTGAGGTTAGCCTAGGAGCCCAACACGCATTCCAGTGCATTATGTAAAAACAGGAACACATACCATGGAGAAAACCTGTAAATAcctgcaatgaaagaaaactgcattttgtatTACTAGGTGATACTAGTTTGCCACTGACTTCATGCTCAGGGGATATGAGACTGCATCTGTAAGTACAGCATTGCTATCTACACATATCCTCACCATTCAGTGTCAGTAAGGGCTGTAAAAGCAAGCCCGAAAGAAGACAGACTGATTAGTCTCCATAGCTTGCATTCTGGTACAagtgccaaaaatatttttagtagtGTTTCCAAACTATCTCTAAGTAAATATCTAATAACAATGTGAGGtttattcttttcatcttctAGGTTTCAGACAGTGCACTAAATGGCAATCACAGGAAACCATCATATGCTGAGCCAGAGAATGAGCGCTCAGCCCTACTAGCAGCAATTAGAGGCCACAGTGGCACCTCAAAGCTGAGAAAGGTAAGAAATCAAGATGGTAAGTGATCTTTTAAGTGCTGTCTGTTCCTGCTGGGTGTTTTGAATAAACCCAGATATGCCACAAACTAAACATTGTGCTGTAAAGAGAAAAGTTGATGGGGATGTAATATGACACAAGGCCAGATCTGACTTACACAGATAGCATAGCGGGTCCGATCCTATCCTCTGCTGTAAAACTTAACACTCTTTCAAACGGTGCACTtttagctgagaaaaaaaacacatagaAATCCAAACGAATTACAAGGACTATACATAGAAGACATCAAATGTTCATCATTTTCACATTTAGGTGGGGGATTTTGTGCTTTAGGAGTATGCAGTTAGATTGATATAGTTGCATTAACTACCATATATATCCAATCCTTGTTACCTGGAAACACATTAGGGCTTCTTCATTCATGCTATTTATCTGTTAACACAAGCATGTTGTACACAAGTAATTGATGTTGATGGAACATCAGCTTTCACCACTGCAGGATGATTCATTCTGTCTGAAAGATTTATCTAATCATTAAAACATCTCTTATTACTAATAGCCAAAACCTGCATTGTTCTAGCCTTAATTTTCACTCAGTTCGCTAATCCAGCCAAGGATGTGTATTTGGCAAGGAGGTTCCCGTTTCCCTCGTGCAATGACTCAGGCCATTAGCACATATCCAGATAGCTGGTATTAGATAGAAAGAATCTCTTGCTTGTGTTAGGCAATTACTTCATCCCTCACATATCTTACTGCCCTTGCTGCAGGTAGGGTACAGCTTCCCCTGAGCCCGAGAGCAGGACATGCTAGGCAGCAGCCATCTTCACACATACTTAACTACATTCTGCATTCATTGGGAATAAATGTAAATTTGTGTAAAAGACACTCTGACAATGAAGTGGTGTGGTGTATTATCACAGAGACTTTTTGGAATACTTTCCTCCCAGAGAAGCTTTTGCCGTCATTTTAAAGGAAGTTGCTTAGAAACCGTACGCCTCTTTTTCACACCATGTCACCTATGCTTGTTAAAGCACCTTGTTTGTATGCGTACAGGGCAAGATACAGATGTGCTATGATGAAAAGGCTGTCCCTTTCATGTTATCTCAAATGTTCTTATTTTATCTGACATTACATTGTTTCCATAtattgtgtgtatgtgtacagTGAAGGAATAGAATATAAGAGCTCTCTGAATGTGGACTATTTGATGGGAAATGaatcctttcatttttcactaGATAAgttttgtgcctcagtttctctgaaaaaggaaTGCTAATGCATCTGCTTGAAGACCTCCCATTTGGCACATGATACTGAATTTCCTAATAATCGCCAAATCATTGCAATTACTAACAGTTTATCATGCTTATTCCTAGTAACGTCGTTAACggcaaaaatatttgttgagaCAGTTGATGGAAAAGCTGGCTTAGTCTGAAAAATCGCCTCCTCTCCCTGCATTCATTTAAAGTACGATGAGTTTCCAAGCTGGTAATTCGTGCAGAAATTTTAGTTTCCGAAATTCCACAGAAACATGCTTGGAAGAGCAATCAATTGATTTTGTTCTCAGTGCTTTCACGTAGTTCTCTCTGGtcctattttattatttttttttagtgtggcTGGAAACTTTAGGTTTAACggcatttttttcaatgaagcCATGTCTGAGAGCTCAGATCTAGAAGAGCCTCCCTGTCATCTGAGATTATTTCTGTGCAGCCCAGACTGCAAAAAGTAATGAGATTCCTGGGTGGCTACTGCAGCCTTAATATATCTTCCTGATTCCAAAACCCTCGTGGTTGTTTCCAAATGAGTACCAAGTCCAACTCTCTCTCTTACCTTACATACCAAGAAGAGTTACAGGATGCTGGAGCTCACAGTAAGTAAAGACTGAGTTTCTGAGACAGAGTCAATGCCAAATCCTTGATGCTGGTAATCAGCCCAGCTGAGTGATGCGAGTGAGTAGTAACAGATGTTCAACCCCATGAGCAAACAAAAGTTCTACATGTTTTACATCATTCAAGCAAAGTGGAATCGGGGTACTGAAAGTGCATCAAATGTCAAATAATTACAGTTTAATCATGCTTGATATTAATTACCTCCTTTCAACTGCATCTTGAGCAGATCTCCTCACTGGCCTCCAAAGAGCTGCAGAGTTTTAGGAATGCAGAACTGTCcttgcagaaggcagcagacCCTCAGGAAGAGCAGCTTTGTATCCCACCTGCCCCCGCCCagccgccaccaccacctcccactcagctgtcagcagcagctcctaAATCCTCTGCCACGGCTACAGGTAACCCTGGGGAGGCAAGGCAAGCCCTAATGGAGGCCATTCGCTCCGGTGCTGGAGCAGCAAAGttaaaaaaggtaaatgtacttctattttttattatggaTGCAACGACCTAGGCTTGCTGTGCTTTGAGAGCCATTTATAAGCTATTCTAGCCCcgtatttctttcttccatcaGAAGGAGGTATATGCACTGTTTTCTCTAAGTGAATCAAAGATCAGGAGTGTATTTCAAACCTTTGAACAGCTATTAAAGCATACTATTAAGCATAAAACATGCCTGTGCATGTGTGCAACCATATGAGTAGtcaatacttttttattttt is part of the Balearica regulorum gibbericeps isolate bBalReg1 chromosome 2, bBalReg1.pri, whole genome shotgun sequence genome and encodes:
- the COBL gene encoding protein cordon-bleu isoform X4; this encodes METLVRPGASKPPSGRRMKARAPPPPNQASAASRTHSEHKSPAETAVISDQNLVSMKENMINRSVDFTVILPSGVEQKSTVQGSKAVMDLLVDLCSQYRLNPSQHSLELKSSGTQQPLSYKPNTLIGALDVQMVLLKEKVPEEKTKRPLPRVPEKSVRLVVNYLKTQKAVVRVSPEVPLHNIIPAICEKCEVSQEHIVLLRDGITGEELELTKSLEELGIKELYAWDRKREPHRKASISNDAIEKEKTRLLGLFKADRRSSKTEEHLRMNRDCGEEDVFSSASTSEGSLDGFSTAPNSPSVNSRSSSLGPSLSLGNISGMTANPEVKKRRAPPPPVVTPALQNLTMSGQEKTGAQISQGASLNDLQKKKRRAPLPPAASAPPTPAMPNRTEEREDKRKSTMGDGRQVPQKPPRGTTRGPPQLVIPPPPPYPPPDRDIVDPTVCYREADVTAPTELVPKQSLLPAHDNVYVVDDMVLELSEVEETASESSCFASEDTTEDSGVVSSPSDIVSLDSQNDSMKLRDIKLVNGCMDSAEADAMCGTEMCPVKNACCNSVGSDSAPQSRRGEEMASAKHENEDILIAAQLQQTLAGLDEDLEAADGISNSDSECNEVLSPHTRKVEAAQDVTISVPVTVIDDAPEVSTSNSAGNQETETRVSQNISADSVNTGNFTNKNNNAGSFDKGHTDGGAICISKDLIHQQPSENEFSHLPVEQRRDMFESLTSSFEKRSEKNLRLEPLPKHGLKSEECKSKLTPSHSKATAEISTAKEKINPFNECSNRERSLKKSKSELEIKWPPGKRIEVEEVSSTPTWCHRAQNSGTNYEPKMGLTTFKVVPPKPEVKHFDRGVSLATGAIKIDELGNLVGPNTGVSKHIPGTSTDESEEIHLGKVKAFWRSSSIEKQSDDSAEHPPKKSAITTTSKPFTIKHEHKPISLAAPKPVAPQTVTTQIAERQSENERTKPLLPVTQSQVTQLVTPTSNKDKLELPFVKPHRRTSSQYVASAIARHISVTTLKSDSMECHEKDENKQGAGEVKTEAGVSPKRCVIAKYSPVETESAETKETLSSIFTCSQKASHRFTPGDNSGMENKVVNIRAPNQATPLNFYKKNTSVPLSKSSSKDNNSAEDYGLSSKQTIAEKKTCLLLDQKCETLTHTNSASSLKSPDLQGVPSSFSSSLRITKWPPPNGVQGSSLKASSELNGAAANAESEQEEKPDDSDINAISELDVNVQTNIFGPKKKFKPVVQKPIPKDTSLHSALMEAIQTGGGKEKLRKVSDSALNGNHRKPSYAEPENERSALLAAIRGHSGTSKLRKISSLASKELQSFRNAELSLQKAADPQEEQLCIPPAPAQPPPPPPTQLSAAAPKSSATATGNPGEARQALMEAIRSGAGAAKLKKVPLLV
- the COBL gene encoding protein cordon-bleu isoform X8, yielding METLVRPGASKPPSGRRMKARAPPPPNQASAASRTHSEHKSPAETAVISDQNLVSMKENMINRSVDFTVILPSGVEQKSTVQGSKAVMDLLVDLCSQYRLNPSQHSLELKSSGTQQPLSYKPNTLIGALDVQMVLLKEKVPEEKTKRPLPRVPEKSVRLVVNYLKTQKAVVRVSPEVPLHNIIPAICEKCEVSQEHIVLLRDGITGEELELTKSLEELGIKELYAWDRKREPHRKASISNDAIEKEKTRLLGLFKADRRSSKGFSTAPNSPSVNSRSSSLGPSLSLGNISGMTANPEVKKRRAPPPPVVTPALQNLTMSGQEKTGAQISQGASLNDLQKKKRRAPLPPAASAPPTPAMPNRTEEREDKRKSTMGDGRQVPQKPPRGTTRGPPQLVIPPPPPYPPPDRDIVDPTVCYREADVTAPTELVPKQSLLPAHDNVYVVDDMVLELSEVEETASESSCFASEDTTEDSGVVSSPSDIVSLDSQNDSMKLRDIKLVNGCMDSAEADAMCGTEMCPVKNACCNSVGSDSAPQSRRGEEMASAKHENEDILIAAQLQQTLAGLDEDLEAADGISNSDSECNEVLSPHTRKVEAAQDVTISVPVTVIDDAPEVSTSNSAGNQETETRVSQNISADSVNTGNFTNKNNNAGSFDKGHTDGGAICISKDLIHQQPSENEFSHLPVEQRRDMFESLTSSFEKRSEKNLRLEPLPKHGLKSEECKSKLTPSHSKATAEISTAKEKINPFNECSNRERSLKKSKSELEIKWPPGKRIEVEEVSSTPTWCHRAQNSGTNYEPKMGLTTFKVVPPKPEVKHFDRGVSLATGAIKIDELGNLVGPNTGVSKHIPGTSTDESEEIHLGKVKAFWRSSSIEKQSDDSAEHPPKKSAITTTSKPFTIKHEHKPISLAAPKPVAPQTVTTQIAERQSENERTKPLLPVTQSQVTQLVTPTSNKDKLELPFVKPHRRTSSQYVASAIARHISVTTLKSDSMECHEKDENKQGAGEVKTEAGVSPKRCVIAKYSPVETESAETKETLSSIFTCSQKASHRFTPGDNSGMENKVVNIRAPNQATPLNFYKKNTSVPLSKSSSKDNNSAEDYGLSSKQTIAEKKTCLLLDQKCETLTHTNSASSLKSPDLQGVPSSFSSSLRITKWPPPNGVQGSSLKASSELNGAAANAESEQEEKPDDSDINAISELDVNVQTNIFGPKKKFKPVVQKPIPKDTSLHSALMEAIQTGGGKEKLRKVSDSALNGNHRKPSYAEPENERSALLAAIRGHSGTSKLRKISSLASKELQSFRNAELSLQKAADPQEEQLCIPPAPAQPPPPPPTQLSAAAPKSSATATGNPGEARQALMEAIRSGAGAAKLKKVPLLV
- the COBL gene encoding protein cordon-bleu isoform X9, giving the protein METLVRPGASKPPSGRRMKARAPPPPNQASAASRTHSEHKSPAETAVISDQNLVSMKENMINRSVDFTVILPSGVEQKSTVQGSKAVMDLLVDLCSQYRLNPSQHSLELKSSGTQQPLSYKPNTLIGALDVQMVLLKEKVPEEKTKRPLPRVPEKSVRLVVNYLKTQKAVVRVSPEVPLHNIIPAICEKCEVSQEHIVLLRDGITGEELELTKSLEELGIKELYAWDRKRVPPSKTQSEPSLNYREPHRKASISNDAIEKEKTRLLGLFKADRRSSKTEEHLRMNRDCGEEDVFSSASTSEGSLDGFSTAPNSPSVNSRSSSLGPSLSLGNISGMTANPEVKKRRAPPPPVVTPALQNLTMSGQEKTGAQISQGASLNDLQKKKRRAPLPPAASAPPTPAMPNRTEEREDKRKSTMESLLPAHDNVYVVDDMVLELSEVEETASESSCFASEDTTEDSGVVSSPSDIVSLDSQNDSMKLRDIKLVNGCMDSAEADAMCGTEMCPVKNACCNSVGSDSAPQSRRGEEMASAKHENEDILIAAQLQQTLAGLDEDLEAADGISNSDSECNEVLSPHTRKVEAAQDVTISVPVTVIDDAPEVSTSNSAGNQETETRVSQNISADSVNTGNFTNKNNNAGSFDKGHTDGGAICISKDLIHQQPSENEFSHLPVEQRRDMFESLTSSFEKRSEKNLRLEPLPKHGLKSEECKSKLTPSHSKATAEISTAKEKINPFNECSNRERSLKKSKSELEIKWPPGKRIEVEEVSSTPTWCHRAQNSGTNYEPKMGLTTFKVVPPKPEVKHFDRGVSLATGAIKIDELGNLVGPNTGVSKHIPGTSTDESEEIHLGKVKAFWRSSSIEKQSDDSAEHPPKKSAITTTSKPFTIKHEHKPISLAAPKPVAPQTVTTQIAERQSENERTKPLLPVTQSQVTQLVTPTSNKDKLELPFVKPHRRTSSQYVASAIARHISVTTLKSDSMECHEKDENKQGAGEVKTEAGVSPKRCVIAKYSPVETESAETKETLSSIFTCSQKASHRFTPGDNSGMENKVVNIRAPNQATPLNFYKKNTSVPLSKSSSKDNNSAEDYGLSSKQTIAEKKTCLLLDQKCETLTHTNSASSLKSPDLQGVPSSFSSSLRITKWPPPNGVQGSSLKASSELNGAAANAESEQEEKPDDSDINAISELDVNVQTNIFGPKKKFKPVVQKPIPKDTSLHSALMEAIQTGGGKEKLRKVSDSALNGNHRKPSYAEPENERSALLAAIRGHSGTSKLRKISSLASKELQSFRNAELSLQKAADPQEEQLCIPPAPAQPPPPPPTQLSAAAPKSSATATGNPGEARQALMEAIRSGAGAAKLKKVPLLV
- the COBL gene encoding protein cordon-bleu isoform X7; the protein is METLVRPGASKPPSGRRMKARAPPPPNQASAASRTHSEHKSPAETAVISDQNLVSMKENMINRSVDFTVILPSGVEQKSTVQGSKAVMDLLVDLCSQYRLNPSQHSLELKSSGTQQPLSYKPNTLIGALDVQMVLLKEKVPEEKTKRPLPRVPEKSVRLVVNYLKTQKAVVRVSPEVPLHNIIPAICEKCEVSQEHIVLLRDGITGEELELTKSLEELGIKELYAWDRKRVPPSKTQSEPSLNYREPHRKASISNDAIEKEKTRLLGLFKADRRSSKGFSTAPNSPSVNSRSSSLGPSLSLGNISGMTANPEVKKRRAPPPPVVTPALQNLTMSGQEKTGAQISQGASLNDLQKKKRRAPLPPAASAPPTPAMPNRTEEREDKRKSTMGDGRQVPQKPPRGTTRGPPQLVIPPPPPYPPPDRDIVDPTVCYREADVTAPTELVPKQSLLPAHDNVYVVDDMVLELSEVEETASESSCFASEDTTEDSGVVSSPSDIVSLDSQNDSMKLRDIKLVNGCMDSAEADAMCGTEMCPVKNACCNSVGSDSAPQSRRGEEMASAKHENEDILIAAQLQQTLAGLDEDLEAADGISNSDSECNEVLSPHTRKVEAAQDVTISVPVTVIDDAPEVSTSNSAGNQETETRVSQNISADSVNTGNFTNKNNNAGSFDKGHTDGGAICISKDLIHQQPSENEFSHLPVEQRRDMFESLTSSFEKRSEKNLRLEPLPKHGLKSEECKSKLTPSHSKATAEISTAKEKINPFNECSNRERSLKKSKSELEIKWPPGKRIEVEEVSSTPTWCHRAQNSGTNYEPKMGLTTFKVVPPKPEVKHFDRGVSLATGAIKIDELGNLVGPNTGVSKHIPGTSTDESEEIHLGKVKAFWRSSSIEKQSDDSAEHPPKKSAITTTSKPFTIKHEHKPISLAAPKPVAPQTVTTQIAERQSENERTKPLLPVTQSQVTQLVTPTSNKDKLELPFVKPHRRTSSQYVASAIARHISVTTLKSDSMECHEKDENKQGAGEVKTEAGVSPKRCVIAKYSPVETESAETKETLSSIFTCSQKASHRFTPGDNSGMENKVVNIRAPNQATPLNFYKKNTSVPLSKSSSKDNNSAEDYGLSSKQTIAEKKTCLLLDQKCETLTHTNSASSLKSPDLQGVPSSFSSSLRITKWPPPNGVQGSSLKASSELNGAAANAESEQEEKPDDSDINAISELDVNVQTNIFGPKKKFKPVVQKPIPKDTSLHSALMEAIQTGGGKEKLRKVSDSALNGNHRKPSYAEPENERSALLAAIRGHSGTSKLRKISSLASKELQSFRNAELSLQKAADPQEEQLCIPPAPAQPPPPPPTQLSAAAPKSSATATGNPGEARQALMEAIRSGAGAAKLKKVPLLV